In the genome of Candidatus Buchananbacteria bacterium CG10_big_fil_rev_8_21_14_0_10_42_9, one region contains:
- a CDS encoding NUDIX hydrolase encodes MPEELFEVVDENNFSTGEVLTKSEVHTKGLWHRTVEVWILNSNNELLIHKRSAEVERHPNLWDNSAGGHVSYGDDLISAAIRETKEEIGVTLSESDFKFLFIVKEEFPEINHYYFAYNYLVRKDIAINEIKLQPAEVAEVKFLHYKDFEKMIKNNQHDFVDNQEEYKKLIKYLEEKLNK; translated from the coding sequence ATGCCAGAAGAATTATTTGAGGTAGTTGATGAAAATAACTTTTCAACTGGAGAGGTTTTGACCAAGTCGGAAGTTCATACGAAAGGATTGTGGCATCGGACGGTGGAAGTTTGGATATTGAATTCCAATAATGAGCTACTTATCCATAAACGTTCAGCCGAGGTTGAAAGGCATCCGAATCTTTGGGATAATTCAGCCGGCGGGCATGTGTCGTATGGCGACGATCTAATTTCAGCCGCTATTAGGGAAACAAAAGAGGAGATTGGCGTTACTTTATCCGAAAGTGATTTTAAATTTCTGTTCATCGTTAAAGAAGAATTTCCAGAGATTAACCATTATTATTTTGCCTATAATTATCTTGTCAGAAAAGATATTGCAATTAATGAAATAAAATTACAGCCCGCAGAGGTGGCGGAAGTTAAGTTTCTTCATTACAAAGATTTTGAAAAAATGATAAAAAATAACCAGCATGACTTTGTTGATAATCAAGAGGAGTATAAAAAGTTAATTAAATATCTTGAAGAGAAATTAAATAAATAA